TTCTAACCGTAAGGTTTTTAATTGTTGGGTTAGAATGAGTTTATGTGATAATGTTCTTTCCGTAAGATTTTTAATTGTTGGGTTAGAATGAGTTTATGTGATAATGTGGTGAATGTAGTTTTGGGAGTTCGATAACAAAATCATTCTACCAGCCTCTAACTTTACTGCCTTTAACCAGTTTTTCTCAAGATTCATATCAGCGGAGGAAAGAACTGGTGTTACTTTTGAGGATTTCGCTGGCCAAGAATTTTTTAAGAGAGAATAACAAGAGATTGtacgaatttaaaaaaatgatgaggagttccaaaatcaacattttttatAGTTGGGACCCAAATATATATCCCATATAAGTAATAACGTATCAAAGTACAACAAATTTCAAGCACAAGAAATAATGGGATTTGGGAAACTCCCAtttatacaaacaaatatatGTGGTGAAAAAAAGAACATACAATACTCAAAATCAAGAGACTACTgaaaacacattaaaacaaatcCAGTATGCAGCAGATAAACAAAAGGGTATTTCAAGGAGTAGAAGGAGAAGGTGGTggagaaaggaaaggaataGAGGGGATTGCAGTTGGGATTGTGGGCATGCTTGGCAGAGGAGGCAGTGTGGCCCTTGGTACACTTGGCAATGTGGGCAACCCAGGCATGGTAGGAAGTGGTGGAAGCGCCCCAGGCCTTGGCAATACCGGTATGGATGGCTGTGGGAGATTAGGGATAGATGGCAGTGGGGGGAGTGTGGTTGTAGGCAAAGTTGGCATTGGAGGCAATTGAGGCAGCTGCAGAAGGTGACGAGCAGCTATCCCAACATCAATGCTTGCAAATGACAAAGCCATCACGAATG
The nucleotide sequence above comes from Gossypium raimondii isolate GPD5lz chromosome 13, ASM2569854v1, whole genome shotgun sequence. Encoded proteins:
- the LOC128036061 gene encoding uncharacterized protein LOC128036061, which codes for MQQINKRVFQGVEGEGGGERKGIEGIAVGIVGMLGRGGSVALGTLGNVGNPGMVGSGGSAPGLGNTGMDGCGRLGIDGSGGSVVVGKVGIGGN